The following coding sequences lie in one Polluticoccus soli genomic window:
- the smc gene encoding chromosome segregation protein SMC, with translation MKLKSLEIKGFKSFADKTHVLLDHPITGIVGPNGCGKSNIVDAIRWVIGEHKIKSLRSDNLEDLIFNGSRTRSGSGMAEVSLTFENTRNLLPTEFTTVTITRKFYKNGESEYRLNDVTCRLKDIHNLFLDTGVSNDSYAIIELGMVDDIIKDKDNSRRRMLEQAAGISIYKTRKKEAKQKLDATEQDLARIEDLLFEISNNLRTLESQAKKAERYFQIKGEYKEVSIELAKASLEHFNDQYKELHEQNDRETDRRTQLEAVVATEEASVEQQKVKLIEKEQELNGLQKQFNELINRVRQLESDKKLAAQRLEHLKDRERSLGEFLSGAGMQLQSLEESIQFAETQIEEETGSMEALRDQLETLRTMVDEKREGFDEKKKVLEQLRSQYQQKQRGQFDAEKKVAIADTSVMNVQRSMQQVQEESAQRSSQITQLTNERTDTEGQLQDKQDELQDLVTRHEEVKGKILQSQEQVESLRAQLVDENRKLDSRRNEHDLLKSLVESLEGYPDSIKFLKKNKEWNSEAPLLSDVFVVQNEYRTALENLLDSYLNYYLVNNIDEAAKAVHLLESNKKGKANFFILDKFQQYTAAEHNTPEGLIPALSVVNVDEQYKPLAQHLLGHVYIAESEGNLVGQEMLNGNVIVEKSGKMVRGKYTLGGGSIGLFEGNKIGRAKNLERLAKEIEDLTAITAELKQKISDTQVLITGFNQELNDKAIEQTRQDINRLQNHVANLGNRIENFEHLNQTGEQRLADLQDQLEHTQESIADTRAELENINDELQSLQQNIQQAEGEFQAVEQEFNMATQQYNNQNIQYTRQQSKLEGLKQELSFRSNQLNDLKRQIATNSEQLQQIAGQLSETETQLHAGDNELYELLTRKETEEKELNEKDRLYYEMRNTISTQESALNQKRREKEQAETLLNGIKDKLSEMKLQLAGMKERLSVEFKVNLDEILDQARTGTLGVDELNAEAERMKKRLENMGEVNPTAIEAYTEMKARHDFIVEQKNDLVEAKTSLLATIEEVELTANSKFKETFDKVRENFVEVFKALFTAEDNCDLRLTDPENVAESGIEIYAQPKGKKPSTLTQLSGGEKTLTSTAFLFAIYLIKPAPFCILDEVDAPLDDANVGKFTQMIRQFSNNSQFIIVTHNKQTMAAVDVIYGVTMQEAGVSKLVPVDFRSLSN, from the coding sequence TTGAAGCTAAAGTCGTTGGAAATTAAAGGGTTTAAGTCTTTTGCAGACAAAACCCATGTGTTACTGGATCACCCCATTACCGGCATTGTAGGCCCTAATGGTTGTGGTAAATCTAATATCGTGGATGCTATCCGCTGGGTAATCGGTGAGCACAAGATCAAGTCGCTCCGTTCTGATAACCTGGAGGACCTCATTTTCAACGGTTCCCGTACCCGTTCCGGTTCGGGCATGGCCGAGGTATCGCTCACCTTTGAGAATACCCGTAACCTGCTCCCTACCGAGTTCACTACGGTGACCATCACCCGTAAGTTCTATAAGAACGGCGAGAGCGAGTACCGTCTGAACGATGTTACCTGCCGTCTGAAAGATATTCATAACCTCTTCCTCGATACCGGTGTGAGCAATGACTCATACGCGATCATCGAGCTGGGCATGGTGGATGATATCATTAAAGATAAGGACAACAGCCGCCGCCGTATGTTGGAGCAGGCTGCTGGTATCTCTATATATAAGACACGTAAAAAGGAAGCTAAGCAAAAGCTGGATGCTACCGAGCAGGACCTGGCGCGTATCGAAGATCTGCTGTTCGAGATCAGCAATAACCTGCGTACGCTGGAAAGCCAGGCCAAGAAAGCTGAACGCTACTTCCAGATAAAAGGGGAATATAAAGAAGTAAGCATTGAGCTGGCCAAAGCTTCTTTGGAGCATTTCAATGACCAGTATAAAGAACTGCACGAGCAGAACGACCGCGAGACCGACCGTAGGACACAGCTGGAAGCAGTCGTGGCTACCGAAGAAGCATCGGTAGAGCAGCAGAAAGTGAAGCTCATTGAGAAAGAGCAGGAGCTGAACGGCTTGCAAAAGCAGTTCAACGAACTGATAAACCGCGTACGCCAGTTGGAAAGCGATAAGAAGCTTGCCGCACAACGCCTGGAACACCTGAAAGACCGTGAAAGAAGCCTGGGCGAGTTCCTGTCGGGCGCTGGCATGCAGCTGCAAAGCCTGGAAGAATCTATCCAGTTTGCCGAAACGCAGATAGAAGAAGAAACCGGCAGCATGGAAGCGCTTCGCGACCAGTTGGAGACATTGCGTACGATGGTTGATGAAAAGCGTGAAGGCTTCGATGAGAAGAAAAAAGTATTGGAACAACTCCGCTCCCAATACCAACAAAAACAACGCGGCCAATTCGACGCAGAGAAGAAAGTGGCTATTGCTGACACCTCTGTAATGAACGTGCAACGCAGCATGCAGCAGGTGCAGGAAGAAAGTGCGCAACGTAGCAGCCAGATCACACAACTGACCAACGAACGTACAGATACAGAAGGACAGCTGCAGGACAAACAAGACGAACTGCAAGACCTCGTTACCCGCCACGAAGAAGTGAAAGGCAAGATCCTGCAAAGCCAGGAACAAGTAGAAAGCCTGCGTGCGCAGCTGGTAGACGAGAACCGTAAACTGGATTCTCGCCGCAACGAGCACGACCTGTTGAAATCGCTGGTAGAAAGCCTGGAAGGTTATCCGGATTCTATCAAGTTCCTGAAGAAGAACAAAGAATGGAACAGTGAAGCGCCGCTACTGTCAGACGTATTTGTTGTGCAAAATGAATACCGCACAGCGCTGGAAAACCTGCTAGATAGCTACCTGAACTACTACTTAGTAAATAATATAGACGAAGCTGCAAAAGCAGTACACCTGCTGGAGTCAAACAAAAAAGGTAAAGCCAACTTCTTTATCCTCGATAAATTTCAACAATACACCGCTGCAGAACATAACACACCTGAAGGCTTAATACCCGCCCTGAGCGTGGTGAACGTAGACGAGCAGTACAAACCGTTGGCCCAACATCTGCTGGGCCATGTATACATTGCCGAAAGTGAAGGCAACCTGGTTGGCCAGGAAATGCTGAACGGCAATGTAATAGTGGAGAAGAGCGGTAAGATGGTCCGCGGCAAATACACGCTGGGTGGTGGTTCTATCGGCCTGTTTGAAGGCAATAAGATAGGTCGTGCCAAAAACCTGGAGCGCCTCGCTAAAGAGATTGAAGACCTCACAGCCATCACTGCCGAACTGAAGCAGAAAATATCTGATACACAGGTATTGATAACTGGCTTCAACCAGGAGCTGAATGATAAAGCCATCGAGCAAACACGCCAGGACATCAACCGCCTGCAAAACCACGTAGCCAACCTGGGCAACCGTATCGAGAACTTCGAACACCTGAACCAGACCGGCGAACAACGCCTTGCCGATTTGCAGGATCAACTTGAGCATACGCAGGAAAGCATTGCAGATACGCGTGCCGAACTCGAGAACATAAACGACGAACTGCAATCGCTGCAACAAAACATACAACAAGCCGAAGGCGAATTCCAGGCTGTAGAGCAGGAATTCAACATGGCTACGCAGCAATACAACAACCAGAACATCCAGTACACCCGCCAGCAAAGCAAGCTGGAAGGATTAAAGCAGGAACTAAGTTTCCGCAGCAACCAGCTGAATGATCTGAAACGCCAGATAGCTACCAACAGCGAGCAACTGCAACAAATAGCCGGACAGCTGTCTGAAACAGAAACGCAGCTGCATGCAGGCGATAACGAGTTGTATGAATTGCTGACGCGTAAAGAGACCGAAGAGAAAGAACTGAACGAAAAAGACCGCCTGTACTATGAAATGCGTAACACCATTTCGACACAGGAAAGTGCACTGAACCAGAAACGTCGCGAAAAAGAACAGGCTGAAACACTGCTGAACGGCATCAAAGACAAGCTGAGCGAAATGAAGCTGCAGCTGGCGGGGATGAAAGAGCGCCTGAGCGTTGAATTCAAAGTAAACCTCGACGAAATACTCGACCAGGCACGTACTGGCACCCTAGGTGTGGACGAACTGAACGCCGAAGCCGAGCGCATGAAGAAGCGCCTCGAGAATATGGGTGAGGTAAACCCAACCGCCATCGAAGCCTATACGGAGATGAAGGCGCGTCACGACTTCATTGTAGAACAGAAGAATGACCTGGTTGAAGCTAAAACATCTCTGCTAGCTACCATTGAAGAAGTAGAGCTGACAGCGAATTCCAAGTTCAAAGAGACATTCGACAAGGTTCGCGAGAACTTCGTAGAGGTATTTAAGGCGCTGTTCACAGCAGAAGACAATTGCGACCTGCGCCTGACAGATCCGGAGAATGTGGCAGAAAGCGGCATCGAGATCTATGCTCAGCCAAAAGGTAAAAAACCGAGCACACTGACACAGCTGTCGGGTGGTGAAAAAACGCTGACATCAACGGCGTTCCTGTTCGCCATCTACCTGATCAAGCCGGCTCCGTTCTGTATCCTAGATGAGGTGGATGCCCCACTCGATGATGCGAACGTTGGTAAATTTACACAGATGATTCGCCAGTTCTCTAACAACTCGCAGTTCATCATCGTAACCCACAACAAGCAGACAATGGCTGCTGTGGACGTGATATACGGTGTGACCATGCAGGAGGCCGGTGTAAGTAAACTGGTACCGGTGGACTTCCGCAGCCTGAGCAACTAG